The following coding sequences are from one Halalkalicoccus subterraneus window:
- a CDS encoding nucleoside hydrolase has translation MSLLVDTDPGCDDALALLLALESDLDVVGLTTVAGNSTIENTTRNTLSVLDFLDSDLPVARGADRPLVKRQDTAEFIHGEGGLKGDLPDPTHEPVDTSGAEFIVEKAREDGNLTIAAIGPLTNLALALGIEPDLPELLDEVLVMGGAVYAPGNRTPAAEANLHADPDAASRVLQSLDPTFVGLGVTMRATLDPATLDLSGRRGAVVEEWLEYYPDEVKDRYGIEHSPVHDAAVIAQLTDDVLTTEERALEIDTREGPCRGTLVADEYGVTEAPENGRVATDIDVERFREAMGEAIVSTV, from the coding sequence ATGTCCCTTCTGGTCGATACGGACCCCGGCTGTGACGACGCGCTCGCGCTCCTGTTGGCACTCGAAAGCGACCTCGACGTCGTCGGCCTGACCACCGTCGCCGGGAATTCCACCATCGAAAACACCACCCGGAACACCCTCTCGGTCCTCGACTTCCTCGACAGCGACCTTCCCGTCGCCCGCGGCGCGGATCGCCCGCTGGTCAAACGGCAGGACACCGCCGAGTTCATCCACGGCGAGGGCGGGCTCAAGGGCGACCTGCCCGATCCCACCCACGAACCCGTCGATACGTCGGGAGCGGAGTTCATCGTCGAGAAAGCACGCGAGGACGGAAACCTCACTATCGCCGCGATCGGTCCCCTGACGAACCTCGCGCTGGCGCTGGGGATCGAGCCCGACCTGCCTGAGCTTCTCGACGAGGTCCTCGTCATGGGTGGAGCGGTCTACGCGCCGGGCAACCGCACGCCCGCGGCAGAGGCGAACCTGCATGCCGATCCCGACGCCGCGAGCCGCGTCCTACAGTCGCTCGACCCGACGTTCGTCGGATTGGGCGTCACCATGCGTGCGACCCTCGACCCCGCGACGCTGGACCTGTCGGGCCGCCGCGGCGCGGTCGTCGAGGAGTGGCTGGAGTACTACCCCGACGAGGTGAAGGATCGTTACGGGATCGAGCACTCGCCGGTCCATGACGCGGCAGTGATCGCCCAGCTCACCGACGACGTCCTCACGACCGAGGAGCGGGCGCTTGAAATCGACACGCGCGAGGGACCCTGCCGGGGTACGCTCGTCGCCGACGAGTACGGTGTCACCGAGGCGCCCGAAAACGGTCGGGTCGCGACCGACATCGACGTCGAACGCTTCCGCGAAGCGATGGGCGAGGCGATCGTGTCGACGGTGTAG
- a CDS encoding pyridoxal-phosphate-dependent aminotransferase family protein yields the protein MTEKREYTDDYTDETLYIPGPTEVREDVIEAMAQPMFGHRMDRMTDLYTTIVEDTKEFLGTDNDAIILTASGTEFWEASTLNLVDENILVATCGSFSERHANVAERLGKDVDRLEYEWGRAVKPEDVREALEESEKGYDVVACAMNESSTGVRNPIEEIGDVVAEYPDTYFVVDAVSALGGDYVAIDEHEIDVLFASSQKAFAMPPGLAICTVSEGAYEREVGKDSASWYGGFQRTLDYYDRKGQTHSTPAIPIMLAYRKQMKHMLEEGHDARDERHREMAEYTREWASEHFAMFPEEGYESQTVSCIENTQGIDVAGTIEQVSEEYGMVFSNGYGSQLGEETFRIGHMGEHDVESIRALTDAIEDVAGL from the coding sequence GTGACCGAGAAACGCGAGTACACGGACGACTACACGGACGAGACGCTGTACATTCCCGGCCCGACGGAGGTCCGCGAGGACGTCATCGAGGCGATGGCCCAGCCCATGTTCGGCCACCGGATGGACCGGATGACCGACCTCTACACCACGATCGTCGAGGACACCAAGGAGTTCCTCGGAACCGACAACGACGCCATAATCCTCACCGCCTCCGGCACGGAGTTCTGGGAGGCCTCGACGCTCAACCTCGTCGACGAAAACATCCTCGTCGCGACCTGCGGGAGCTTCAGCGAGCGCCACGCCAACGTCGCCGAGCGTCTGGGGAAGGACGTCGACCGACTCGAGTACGAGTGGGGGCGGGCGGTGAAACCCGAGGACGTCCGCGAGGCCTTGGAGGAGAGCGAGAAGGGGTACGACGTCGTCGCCTGCGCGATGAACGAGTCCTCGACCGGGGTGCGAAACCCGATCGAGGAGATCGGCGACGTCGTCGCCGAGTACCCCGACACCTACTTCGTCGTCGACGCGGTCTCCGCGCTGGGCGGGGACTACGTCGCCATCGACGAACACGAGATCGACGTGCTGTTCGCGTCCTCGCAGAAGGCCTTCGCCATGCCGCCGGGGCTGGCGATCTGCACCGTCAGTGAGGGCGCCTACGAGCGCGAGGTCGGAAAGGACTCGGCCTCGTGGTACGGCGGGTTCCAGCGCACGCTCGACTACTACGACCGGAAGGGTCAGACCCACTCGACGCCCGCGATCCCGATCATGCTTGCCTACCGGAAACAGATGAAACACATGCTCGAGGAGGGCCACGACGCGCGGGACGAACGCCACCGCGAGATGGCCGAATACACCCGCGAGTGGGCTAGCGAGCACTTCGCGATGTTTCCCGAGGAGGGCTACGAGTCCCAGACGGTGAGCTGCATCGAAAATACACAAGGAATCGACGTCGCGGGGACGATCGAGCAGGTGAGCGAGGAGTACGGGATGGTCTTCTCGAACGGCTACGGCTCGCAGCTCGGCGAGGAGACGTTCCGGATCGGCCACATGGGCGAACACGACGTCGAAAGCATTCGCGCGCTCACGGACGCCATCGAGGACGTCGCCGGGCTGTAA